From a region of the Deltaproteobacteria bacterium genome:
- a CDS encoding PAS domain S-box protein: RLPTVIDYIEKQARREMEVVKDIPLKRKDGRVLYADVASSLVFLNERPYLLGIFRDITDRKKMEEARRWSEEKFSKAFRASPNWISISLLEDGRYIEVNDAFSKITGYTREEAIGRTSVELGIWVDPEERRTMVRMLMESGSVSDLEVGFRTKAGEILTVQRSAEKIILGEEVCLISVNHDITRHRHLEEQLRQSQKMEAIGRLAGGIAHDFNNILTAILGYSDLLLLNLKPREPMYNEIEEIRKAGQRAAALTQQLLAFSRKQILKQVPLNLNTLVNNLKNMLLRIIGEDIELVTVLAPDLGQIKSDWGQVEQVIMNLAVNARDAMTHGGKLVIETANIYLDQTFVHQHPGSTMGFSVMLTVRDTGCGMETDVLLHIFEPFFTTKELGRGTGLGLSTVYGIVKQSGGYILAESIPGKGSTFKIFFPRIDQAQGPADRQDSSPLSPAESGVILVVEDDNLVRDLVRKILTMHGHLVLEAQNGEEAIRLCQDYEGRIDLLTTDVVMPGMNGPELSRRVLALRPEMKVLFMSGYSDNLFPQYGILYSGKNFIQKPFAPNDLINKIREILS; the protein is encoded by the coding sequence ACGGCTGCCCACAGTGATAGACTATATTGAAAAACAGGCCAGGAGAGAGATGGAGGTAGTCAAAGATATTCCGTTAAAAAGGAAAGACGGAAGGGTGTTGTATGCGGATGTTGCTTCTTCGTTGGTCTTTTTAAATGAAAGACCTTACCTGTTGGGTATCTTCAGGGATATTACCGATCGCAAAAAGATGGAGGAAGCCAGACGTTGGTCCGAGGAGAAATTCTCCAAGGCCTTCCGGGCCAGCCCCAACTGGATCTCCATCAGCCTCCTGGAAGACGGGCGCTACATCGAGGTTAATGATGCCTTTTCGAAGATCACCGGTTATACCAGGGAGGAGGCCATCGGCCGCACCTCGGTCGAGTTGGGCATCTGGGTCGATCCGGAAGAACGTCGGACTATGGTTCGGATGCTTATGGAATCGGGATCGGTCAGCGACCTGGAAGTCGGATTTCGCACCAAAGCCGGAGAGATTCTAACGGTTCAACGATCGGCCGAAAAAATTATCCTGGGGGAAGAAGTTTGCCTGATCTCCGTAAACCACGATATCACCCGGCACCGACATCTGGAAGAACAACTGCGTCAGTCCCAGAAAATGGAGGCCATCGGCCGATTGGCCGGGGGCATCGCCCATGATTTTAATAATATCCTGACCGCTATCCTGGGGTACAGCGATTTATTACTGCTCAATCTAAAACCTCGGGAACCGATGTATAACGAGATTGAAGAGATCCGGAAGGCCGGTCAGCGGGCCGCAGCCCTGACCCAACAACTATTGGCCTTTAGCCGCAAGCAGATTCTTAAACAAGTGCCTCTGAACCTTAACACCCTGGTGAACAACCTGAAAAATATGCTCCTGCGCATCATCGGAGAAGACATTGAACTGGTTACGGTTTTAGCTCCCGATCTGGGTCAGATAAAATCCGATTGGGGGCAGGTGGAGCAAGTAATCATGAACCTGGCCGTCAATGCCCGGGATGCCATGACCCACGGGGGCAAACTGGTTATCGAGACTGCCAATATCTATCTGGACCAAACTTTTGTCCATCAGCATCCGGGGTCAACTATGGGGTTTTCCGTGATGCTGACGGTAAGGGATACCGGGTGCGGGATGGAAACCGATGTCCTGCTCCATATCTTCGAGCCCTTTTTTACGACCAAGGAGCTTGGCAGGGGAACCGGGCTGGGTCTGTCTACGGTCTACGGGATTGTAAAGCAAAGCGGAGGCTATATTCTGGCTGAAAGCATTCCCGGAAAAGGATCAACCTTTAAGATTTTTTTCCCCAGGATTGATCAGGCTCAAGGGCCGGCGGACAGACAAGATTCTTCTCCTCTTTCCCCGGCAGAGTCGGGAGTCATCCTCGTTGTGGAGGACGATAACCTGGTCCGGGATCTGGTCCGAAAGATCCTGACCATGCACGGCCACCTGGTTTTGGAGGCCCAAAACGGGGAGGAGGCCATTCGGTTGTGCCAGGATTACGAGGGCCGGATTGACCTGCTGACCACGGATGTGGTTATGCCGGGTATGAACGGCCCGGAATTGTCCAGGCGGGTACTGGCCCTGCGGCCTGAGATGAAGGTGCTCTTTATGTCCGGTTATTCGGATAATCTCTTTCCCCAGTATGGGATCTTATATTCGGGAAAGAATTTCATCCAGAAACCCTTTGCTCCGAATGATTTGATCAATAAAATTCGAGAGATATTAAGTTAG